A genomic window from Halorubrum trapanicum includes:
- a CDS encoding pyridoxal phosphate-dependent aminotransferase has translation MEYEEPKFFHVMQYAAAADGDVIDMVSGNPDWEPPAALREALREYADLPPADFQYPPSDGLRELREAIAERRGVDPERVVVTNGTGEANYLAMARALDRGAGDEALLMDPVYPYYPGKTHLLGGEPTLVPTDRDGSLDVDAVREAASEDTALIVLNTPNNPTGAVYDLDTVREVVAVAEAVDALVVVDEVYDRFDLAGSFESALTLDSDRVVVTSGFSKSMAITGLRVGYGVFPEAHVGDAKTRHMLVNVTGARPSQYAVHHALAETPPEYYAESRELLADRVDAFTDALDAAGAEYSRPEGAFYVLARFEGFPGTMANVKRLVDEAGVAGMPGEAFGTARDEWIRFALVTPRATEAAERLADYFADGAPETPADPR, from the coding sequence ATGGAGTACGAGGAGCCGAAGTTCTTCCACGTGATGCAGTACGCCGCGGCCGCCGACGGCGACGTCATCGACATGGTGAGCGGCAACCCCGACTGGGAGCCGCCCGCCGCGCTCCGGGAGGCGCTCCGCGAGTACGCCGACCTCCCGCCCGCCGACTTCCAGTACCCCCCGAGCGACGGGCTCCGCGAGCTCCGGGAGGCGATCGCCGAGCGCCGCGGCGTCGACCCCGAGCGCGTGGTCGTCACCAACGGCACCGGCGAGGCGAACTACCTCGCCATGGCGCGCGCGCTCGACCGCGGGGCGGGCGACGAGGCGCTGTTGATGGACCCGGTGTACCCGTACTACCCCGGGAAGACCCACCTGCTCGGCGGCGAGCCGACGCTCGTCCCGACCGACCGCGACGGGAGCCTCGACGTCGACGCGGTCCGCGAGGCGGCGAGCGAGGACACCGCCCTGATAGTCTTAAACACGCCGAACAACCCGACCGGCGCCGTCTACGACCTCGACACGGTCCGGGAGGTCGTCGCGGTCGCCGAAGCGGTCGACGCCTTGGTCGTCGTCGACGAGGTGTACGACCGGTTCGACCTCGCCGGCTCCTTCGAGTCCGCCCTCACCCTCGATTCGGACCGCGTCGTCGTCACCAGCGGCTTCTCGAAGTCGATGGCGATCACCGGGCTCCGCGTCGGCTACGGCGTGTTCCCCGAGGCGCACGTCGGCGACGCCAAGACCCGGCACATGCTCGTGAACGTCACCGGCGCGCGCCCCTCGCAGTACGCGGTACACCACGCGCTCGCCGAGACGCCGCCGGAGTACTACGCCGAGTCACGGGAGCTGCTCGCCGACCGCGTCGACGCGTTCACCGACGCGCTCGACGCGGCCGGCGCGGAGTACAGCCGCCCGGAGGGCGCCTTCTACGTCCTCGCGCGCTTCGAGGGGTTCCCCGGCACGATGGCGAACGTCAAGCGGCTGGTCGACGAGGCGGGCGTCGCCGGCATGCCCGGCGAGGCGTTCGGCACCGCCCGCGACGAGTGGATCCGCTTCGCGCTGGTGACGCCGCGCGCGACCGAGGCCGCAGAGCGGCTCGCGGACTACTTCGCGGACGGGGCGCCGGAAACGCCGGCGGACCCGCGGTAA
- a CDS encoding metal-dependent hydrolase: protein MNKRGHVLNGLLLALGLGFIVEPGLDMATATTVAEITVPVVLGALFPDVDTAFGRHRKTLHSLPVLAVFLAYPIVFGNLQYVWIGVLTHYLLDVVGSRRGIALFHPLSDREFGLPSGVTTSSKYADLVTVIITAIELAGFWAIHTYVVNLDLDLSAASQAAAGLGL from the coding sequence ATGAACAAACGCGGCCACGTCCTCAACGGCCTGCTGCTCGCCCTCGGGCTCGGGTTCATCGTGGAGCCCGGCCTCGACATGGCGACGGCGACCACCGTCGCCGAGATCACCGTCCCGGTCGTGCTTGGAGCGCTGTTCCCCGACGTCGACACCGCCTTCGGGCGCCACCGGAAGACGCTCCACAGCCTCCCCGTGCTGGCGGTCTTCCTCGCGTACCCGATCGTCTTCGGGAACCTCCAGTACGTGTGGATCGGCGTGTTGACCCACTACCTCCTCGACGTGGTCGGGAGCCGGCGCGGCATCGCGCTGTTCCACCCGCTCTCGGACAGGGAGTTCGGGCTGCCGAGCGGCGTGACGACGAGCAGCAAGTACGCCGACCTCGTCACCGTGATCATCACCGCGATCGAGCTGGCGGGCTTCTGGGCGATCCACACCTACGTCGTCAACCTCGATCTCGACCTCTCGGCTGCCTCGCAGGCCGCAGCGGGGTTGGGTTTATAA
- a CDS encoding FAD-binding oxidoreductase, translated as MTEEDEAAPSVAVVGGGAVGVTAAGDLAARGADVTLFERGELAAESSGRAAGVLYDAYAEDVDAAVGARALERFRAFDRSLPGFSFSACPYVIAVREGDPDADAVPAMVERMRGHGCEVSVVDPDALGERFPALRTDDLAVAAVAEGAGWTDPPSYVRALGERAAREGVAVETETAVALGPRTDAGREISVREAEADENRGAETRAFDAVVVAAGAHTRSLLADAGLSVPVVPYRVQALVAGGAYDGPMVYDATADAYFRPHPDGLLAGDGTEPVPADPDDYRREADDWFREDVVAVLGERLVGTEHGDGRAERIDPDTDVSRAWAGLCTATPDGDPLVGPVDASGEAGPTLFVAAGWQGHGFMRAPAIGETVAEGVLASLAGVAVGDSDSPWIGAFDPERFDGDEEFEIAEGMSLSTRTDDI; from the coding sequence ATGACCGAGGAAGACGAGGCCGCGCCGTCGGTCGCGGTCGTCGGCGGCGGCGCGGTCGGCGTCACGGCGGCCGGCGACCTCGCGGCCCGGGGCGCCGACGTGACGCTGTTCGAGCGCGGGGAGCTGGCGGCCGAGAGCTCCGGGCGCGCGGCGGGGGTCCTCTACGACGCCTACGCCGAGGACGTCGACGCCGCGGTCGGCGCCCGCGCGCTGGAGCGGTTCCGCGCGTTCGACCGGTCGCTCCCCGGCTTCTCGTTTTCCGCGTGCCCGTACGTCATCGCGGTCCGGGAGGGCGACCCCGACGCCGACGCCGTCCCGGCGATGGTCGAGCGCATGCGCGGACACGGGTGCGAGGTGTCGGTCGTCGACCCCGACGCGCTCGGCGAGCGCTTCCCCGCGCTCCGGACCGACGACCTCGCCGTCGCGGCGGTCGCCGAGGGCGCGGGGTGGACCGACCCGCCGAGCTACGTCCGCGCGCTCGGCGAGCGGGCCGCTCGGGAGGGCGTCGCGGTCGAGACGGAGACGGCTGTCGCGCTCGGCCCGCGGACCGACGCGGGGCGCGAGATATCTGTCCGCGAGGCCGAAGCCGACGAGAACCGGGGGGCCGAAACGCGCGCGTTCGACGCGGTCGTCGTCGCCGCCGGGGCGCACACCCGGTCGCTGCTGGCGGACGCCGGCCTCTCGGTCCCGGTCGTCCCCTACCGCGTTCAGGCGCTCGTCGCCGGAGGGGCCTACGACGGCCCGATGGTCTACGACGCCACCGCGGACGCGTACTTCCGCCCGCACCCGGACGGACTGCTCGCGGGCGACGGCACGGAGCCCGTCCCGGCCGACCCAGACGACTACCGACGGGAGGCGGACGACTGGTTCCGCGAGGACGTCGTCGCCGTCCTCGGCGAGCGGCTCGTCGGCACCGAGCACGGCGACGGTCGCGCCGAGCGAATCGATCCCGACACGGACGTCTCGCGGGCGTGGGCCGGACTCTGTACCGCGACGCCCGACGGCGACCCGCTCGTGGGGCCGGTGGATGCGAGCGGGGAGGCCGGTCCCACCCTCTTCGTCGCGGCCGGCTGGCAGGGGCACGGGTTCATGCGCGCGCCGGCGATCGGCGAGACGGTCGCCGAGGGCGTGCTCGCGTCGCTCGCGGGCGTCGCGGTCGGGGATTCGGACTCCCCGTGGATCGGCGCGTTCGACCCGGAGCGGTTCGACGGCGACGAGGAGTTCGAGATCGCGGAGGGGATGTCGCTGTCGACCCGGACGGACGATATTTGA
- a CDS encoding Hsp20/alpha crystallin family protein gives MSRLVETGRSALRSALERVGRGWGRVQERRPLSSDLLESDDAYLVVFDAPGVRGEDVDVTFLDRTVEVNLERFRDFYDGYDLVFPGRGVSLSGSVDLPRDADVTPEGANATLTRNGTLHVEIPKRGGPSDVDVVEEDD, from the coding sequence GTGAGCCGACTCGTCGAGACCGGTCGGTCCGCGCTCCGGAGCGCCCTCGAACGCGTCGGCCGCGGGTGGGGCCGCGTCCAGGAGCGCCGCCCGCTCTCGTCCGACCTCCTCGAGAGCGACGACGCCTACCTCGTCGTCTTCGACGCCCCCGGCGTCCGCGGCGAGGACGTCGACGTGACCTTCCTCGACCGCACCGTCGAGGTAAACTTAGAACGCTTCCGCGACTTCTACGACGGCTACGACCTCGTGTTCCCGGGCCGCGGCGTCTCCCTGTCTGGGAGCGTCGACCTCCCGCGCGACGCCGACGTGACGCCCGAGGGCGCGAACGCGACGCTCACGCGCAACGGCACGCTCCACGTCGAGATCCCCAAGCGCGGCGGGCCGAGCGACGTCGACGTGGTCGAAGAGGACGACTGA
- a CDS encoding radical SAM protein produces the protein MTDSPASARGSLPADPNDLAVTVVDGYVDEPAHFGVPPYLSTYPRYTAGALVDAGVPESQITYHTIDELREDRSKHADVADADLMVYVGGMTVPGKYVGGTPAEPDEVRELGWTADGVTLLGGPVRFGVGEENAGAQETKRDDLDYDFVAMGDVEAAAHDLVREGLEGYGNRMRTNEEVDRWARQGAFVVEQHPNHPDYLICEMETSRGCAYRCSFCTEPLYGDPAFRAARSVVDEVDALSDRGVRHFRLGRQADILAFGGDGEAPNPDALRELYGGIREVAPDLRTLHLDNMNPVTITDYPEASREAIRVIAEHNTPGDTAAFGLESADPVVQEENNLLVTAEECLEAVRVVNEEGGWRPGDGPETTPGDTTRVTGPSTGPDASPRLPKLLPGINLVHGLAGERPETYEHNKEFLQTVYDEGLMLRRINIRQVMAFAGTEMAETGADIAQEHKDQFQAYKREVRETIDNPMLDRVVPPGTVLPDLHLEYHQDGKTFGRQLGTYALLVAVPGERELGTTIDVAITDHGYRSVTGVPYPLDVNAASMDELTAIPGINRSTAGDVVVGRPYDSVDAVDAVAPGTVDLSAYAVAGDTDVPIPGRERPGSGPGPAARSSLGRGD, from the coding sequence ATGACCGATTCGCCCGCGTCGGCCCGGGGGTCGCTCCCGGCCGACCCGAACGACCTCGCCGTCACCGTCGTCGACGGGTACGTCGACGAGCCGGCCCACTTCGGCGTCCCGCCGTACCTCTCGACGTACCCCCGGTACACGGCCGGCGCGCTCGTCGACGCGGGCGTCCCGGAGTCGCAGATCACCTACCACACCATCGACGAGCTCCGCGAGGACCGGTCGAAACACGCCGACGTGGCGGACGCCGACCTCATGGTGTACGTCGGCGGGATGACGGTGCCCGGGAAGTACGTCGGCGGCACCCCCGCGGAGCCGGACGAGGTGCGCGAGCTCGGCTGGACCGCCGACGGCGTGACGCTGCTCGGCGGCCCGGTGCGCTTCGGGGTCGGCGAGGAGAACGCGGGCGCACAGGAGACGAAGCGCGACGACCTCGACTACGACTTCGTCGCGATGGGCGACGTCGAGGCCGCGGCCCACGACCTCGTCCGCGAGGGGTTGGAGGGGTACGGCAACCGGATGCGGACCAACGAGGAGGTCGACCGCTGGGCCCGGCAGGGGGCGTTCGTCGTCGAGCAGCACCCCAACCACCCGGACTACCTCATCTGCGAGATGGAGACCTCGCGCGGCTGCGCGTACCGCTGTTCGTTCTGTACGGAGCCGCTGTACGGCGACCCGGCGTTCCGCGCGGCGCGGTCGGTCGTCGACGAGGTCGACGCGCTCTCGGACCGCGGGGTCAGACACTTCCGGCTCGGGCGGCAGGCCGACATCCTCGCGTTCGGCGGCGACGGCGAGGCGCCGAACCCCGACGCGCTCCGGGAGCTGTACGGCGGGATCCGCGAGGTCGCGCCCGACCTCCGGACGCTCCACCTCGACAACATGAACCCGGTGACGATCACGGACTACCCCGAGGCCTCCCGCGAGGCGATCCGCGTCATCGCCGAGCACAACACGCCCGGCGACACGGCCGCGTTCGGTCTCGAATCGGCCGATCCGGTCGTTCAGGAGGAGAACAACCTGCTCGTCACCGCCGAGGAGTGTCTGGAGGCCGTCCGCGTCGTCAACGAGGAGGGCGGCTGGCGCCCGGGCGACGGCCCCGAGACGACGCCCGGCGACACCACCCGCGTCACCGGCCCCTCGACCGGCCCGGACGCCTCGCCGCGGCTCCCGAAGCTCCTCCCCGGGATCAACCTCGTCCACGGGCTCGCCGGCGAGCGCCCCGAGACGTACGAACACAACAAGGAGTTCCTCCAGACGGTGTACGACGAGGGGCTGATGCTCCGCCGGATCAACATCCGCCAGGTGATGGCGTTCGCGGGCACGGAGATGGCGGAGACGGGCGCCGACATCGCACAGGAGCACAAAGACCAGTTCCAGGCGTACAAGCGCGAGGTGCGCGAGACCATCGACAACCCCATGCTCGACCGCGTCGTCCCGCCGGGGACCGTCCTGCCCGACCTCCACCTCGAATACCATCAGGACGGGAAGACGTTCGGTCGCCAGCTGGGCACGTACGCGCTCCTCGTCGCGGTCCCCGGCGAGCGCGAGCTGGGGACCACGATCGACGTGGCGATCACCGACCACGGCTACCGCTCCGTGACCGGCGTCCCGTACCCGCTCGACGTCAACGCGGCCTCGATGGACGAGCTGACGGCGATCCCCGGGATCAACCGGAGCACGGCCGGCGACGTCGTGGTCGGCCGGCCGTACGACTCCGTCGACGCGGTCGACGCTGTCGCTCCGGGGACCGTCGACCTCTCGGCGTACGCCGTCGCCGGCGACACCGACGTGCCGATCCCGGGCCGCGAGCGCCCCGGCTCCGGTCCCGGTCCGGCCGCGCGGTCCTCGCTCGGACGCGGGGACTGA
- a CDS encoding MBL fold metallo-hydrolase, producing MVGDDPTSADDGDPAVARVEVPVDTRAPGGTTNAYLLDGLLVDPAARTDALDAALAARGSLPSDDAGLGPASPADAPPIEAIAVTHAHQDHVGAVADYAALTGATVVAREGHADRFTEATGVAPDETVAPGETVANTAVRVVDAPGHAPDHVAFAAGGPSTAVRTVLCCGDLAVADGSVAVAAPEGDLSAYLASLERVRDAGYDRLLPGHGPAIDDPAATCDRLIEHRLARERDVIAAIDGGAADLDAVVDGAYERDLSGVRDLALATVAAHVEKLVAEGRIGEAWRARLADRGFD from the coding sequence ATGGTGGGCGACGACCCGACTTCGGCCGACGACGGCGACCCCGCGGTTGCCCGCGTCGAGGTCCCCGTCGACACGCGCGCCCCCGGCGGGACCACGAACGCGTACCTGCTCGACGGGCTCCTCGTCGACCCGGCGGCCCGGACGGACGCGCTCGACGCCGCGCTCGCGGCGCGCGGGTCGCTCCCGTCGGACGACGCTGGCCTCGGCCCCGCCAGCCCCGCCGACGCCCCTCCGATCGAGGCGATCGCGGTCACCCACGCCCACCAGGACCACGTCGGCGCGGTGGCCGACTACGCGGCGCTGACGGGCGCGACCGTCGTCGCCCGCGAGGGCCACGCGGACCGGTTCACCGAGGCGACCGGTGTCGCCCCCGACGAGACGGTCGCACCGGGGGAGACAGTCGCCAACACCGCGGTCCGCGTCGTCGACGCGCCGGGACACGCGCCGGACCACGTCGCGTTCGCGGCCGGCGGGCCGTCGACTGCGGTCCGCACCGTGCTATGCTGCGGCGACCTCGCCGTCGCGGATGGGAGCGTCGCGGTCGCGGCGCCCGAGGGCGACCTGTCCGCGTACCTCGCGAGCCTCGAACGCGTGCGCGACGCCGGCTACGACCGGCTCCTCCCCGGGCACGGGCCCGCGATCGACGACCCGGCGGCGACGTGCGACCGGCTGATCGAACACCGACTGGCCCGCGAGCGCGACGTGATCGCCGCGATAGACGGCGGCGCGGCCGACCTCGACGCGGTCGTCGACGGCGCCTACGAGAGGGACCTCTCCGGCGTGCGGGACCTCGCGCTGGCGACGGTCGCGGCCCACGTCGAGAAGCTGGTCGCGGAGGGTCGGATCGGCGAGGCGTGGCGCGCGCGGCTGGCCGACCGGGGGTTCGACTGA
- a CDS encoding HAD family hydrolase: MAVTFDLFGTLVDVEYPSDPAEAVARELESRGVTVPDDWHVAYGEQHVEAPAGAEVPLPAHVARALDSRGVDADQNVARHAVVAAFDPDVTRRDGALDAVRGAGERGPVGLLSNCAVPELVPRTLIRAGLRGEFDAVTTSVGCGWRKPHPSAFEAAAEALGTSTTGLVHVGDDPETDGGIVAAGGRFVDVTETPLSEVVAELGAEQ, translated from the coding sequence GTGGCAGTCACCTTCGACCTCTTCGGGACCCTCGTCGACGTCGAGTACCCGTCCGACCCGGCGGAAGCGGTCGCGCGCGAACTGGAGTCCCGCGGCGTGACGGTCCCCGACGACTGGCACGTCGCGTACGGGGAACAACACGTCGAGGCGCCGGCGGGCGCGGAGGTCCCCCTCCCAGCGCACGTCGCTCGCGCGCTCGACTCCCGCGGCGTCGACGCGGACCAGAACGTCGCTAGGCACGCCGTGGTCGCGGCGTTCGACCCGGACGTGACCCGACGCGACGGCGCGCTCGACGCGGTCCGCGGCGCCGGCGAGCGCGGCCCGGTCGGGCTGCTCTCGAACTGCGCGGTGCCCGAACTCGTCCCGCGGACGCTGATCCGCGCCGGGCTCCGCGGCGAGTTCGACGCGGTCACGACGAGCGTCGGCTGCGGCTGGCGGAAGCCCCACCCCTCCGCGTTCGAGGCCGCGGCGGAGGCGCTCGGGACGTCGACGACCGGGCTCGTCCACGTCGGCGACGACCCGGAGACCGACGGCGGGATCGTCGCCGCCGGCGGCCGCTTCGTCGACGTGACCGAGACGCCGCTGTCCGAGGTCGTCGCCGAACTCGGAGCGGAGCAGTAG
- a CDS encoding halocyanin domain-containing protein, whose translation MKRRDFVRTAGGATAAVAASAGATGTVAAQEVQPDWPSGAADGNVGSYTDARGQDEVTISVGAGSNGLAFDPTLVWVDEGTTIVWEWTGNGGSHNVQTVEGGGPASLDSGNPVGEEGYTYEYETSSEDAGITHYHCVPHTAVGMHGGIAVGEDVATVEVGGGGNTGWPENIAKVGVPLHAHWVGISAMLGIGMTFVFTFYMLKYGESAHTGHGGAR comes from the coding sequence ATGAAAAGGCGGGACTTCGTGCGGACGGCCGGCGGCGCGACCGCCGCCGTCGCGGCCTCCGCCGGGGCGACCGGAACGGTGGCTGCACAGGAGGTACAGCCCGACTGGCCCAGCGGGGCGGCCGACGGAAACGTCGGGTCGTACACCGACGCCCGCGGCCAGGACGAGGTGACCATCTCGGTCGGCGCCGGCAGCAACGGCCTCGCGTTCGACCCGACGCTGGTCTGGGTCGACGAGGGGACGACCATCGTCTGGGAGTGGACCGGTAACGGCGGTTCGCACAACGTCCAGACCGTCGAGGGCGGCGGCCCGGCCAGCCTCGACAGCGGTAACCCCGTCGGCGAGGAGGGGTACACCTACGAGTACGAGACGTCGAGCGAGGACGCCGGCATCACTCACTACCACTGCGTCCCCCACACCGCGGTCGGCATGCACGGCGGCATCGCCGTCGGCGAGGACGTCGCCACCGTCGAGGTCGGCGGGGGCGGCAACACCGGGTGGCCGGAGAACATCGCCAAGGTCGGCGTCCCCCTCCACGCTCACTGGGTCGGGATCTCCGCGATGCTCGGCATCGGGATGACGTTCGTGTTCACGTTCTACATGCTCAAGTACGGCGAGTCGGCCCACACGGGCCACGGAGGTGCCAGATGA
- a CDS encoding cytochrome bc complex cytochrome b subunit produces the protein MSLKKQDDMDHNAWLKSQDLTAIETAFLTTLIWLDKRLRIVDYLELLETMYYRANLQMPKSHTEQYDLDNKFWYWYPLYSLGSLSIIAYLLAAVSGALLGFYYAPSTAGAAAQGDPTAAYDSMVMIMKDVQFGFMLRSIHRWAAQFMVAAVFLHMLRVYFTGAYKEPREVNWILGVVLIALTLLFGFSGYVLPWKQLSFWAAQIGVELALATPIVGEWAAQLLFGGFTLGQATLVRMYILHVFVLPFVVTALIAIHVGIVWVQGIAEPH, from the coding sequence ATGAGTCTGAAAAAACAAGACGACATGGACCACAACGCGTGGCTCAAGAGTCAGGACCTCACGGCCATCGAGACGGCGTTCCTGACCACGCTCATCTGGCTGGACAAGCGGCTCCGCATCGTCGACTACCTCGAGCTGCTGGAGACGATGTACTACCGCGCGAACCTCCAGATGCCGAAGAGCCACACCGAGCAGTACGACCTCGACAACAAGTTCTGGTACTGGTACCCGCTGTACTCGCTCGGGTCCCTCTCCATCATCGCGTACCTGCTCGCGGCGGTGTCGGGCGCGCTGCTCGGGTTCTACTACGCCCCGTCGACCGCGGGCGCGGCGGCACAGGGCGACCCCACCGCCGCGTACGACTCGATGGTGATGATCATGAAAGACGTCCAGTTCGGCTTCATGCTCCGGTCGATCCACCGCTGGGCGGCGCAGTTCATGGTGGCGGCGGTGTTCCTCCACATGCTGCGGGTCTACTTCACCGGCGCGTACAAGGAGCCGCGCGAGGTCAACTGGATCCTCGGCGTCGTGCTCATCGCCCTGACGCTTTTGTTCGGCTTCTCCGGGTACGTCCTCCCGTGGAAGCAGCTGTCCTTCTGGGCGGCGCAGATCGGCGTCGAGCTGGCCCTCGCGACCCCCATCGTAGGCGAGTGGGCGGCCCAGCTGCTGTTCGGCGGCTTCACCCTCGGACAGGCGACGCTCGTGAGAATGTACATCCTGCACGTGTTCGTGTTGCCGTTCGTGGTCACCGCGCTCATCGCGATCCACGTCGGCATCGTCTGGGTGCAGGGCATCGCGGAGCCGCACTAA
- a CDS encoding cytochrome B, producing the protein MTDDTTPTTDGGTDDEARTDGGPPATVPPDDETPTWSERKERSQGLAQLTYQYFERSRREDEDLRAESTYVERDVLGFPTWPHETIRNLAITSFFLGTILLVASILPSHFGDPANPGSTPAIILPDWYLYWSFGLLKLSPINPGLEVLGGNIIMSNELYGLVAHGAIFGVITLVPFLNKGNARRPVEEPGWAALGVTGVILAITLAVLAIQNFFPVPTELLMSLVFMVPIAGGVITYAVLKTMREGYMYDLNRRYYMLRPPK; encoded by the coding sequence ATGACCGACGACACCACACCCACGACGGACGGAGGCACCGACGACGAGGCGCGCACCGACGGCGGTCCGCCGGCGACGGTCCCGCCGGACGACGAGACGCCGACCTGGTCCGAGCGGAAGGAGCGCAGCCAGGGGCTCGCACAGCTCACTTACCAGTACTTCGAGCGCTCCCGGCGCGAGGACGAGGACCTGCGCGCCGAGTCGACGTACGTCGAGCGCGACGTGCTGGGTTTCCCGACGTGGCCCCACGAGACGATCCGCAACCTCGCGATCACCTCCTTTTTCCTCGGGACCATCCTGCTCGTGGCCTCGATCCTGCCGTCGCACTTCGGCGACCCGGCGAACCCCGGCTCCACGCCGGCGATCATCCTGCCCGACTGGTACCTCTACTGGTCGTTCGGCCTCCTGAAGCTCAGCCCGATCAACCCCGGGCTCGAGGTGTTGGGCGGGAACATCATCATGTCCAACGAGCTGTACGGGCTCGTGGCCCACGGGGCCATCTTCGGCGTCATCACGCTCGTCCCCTTCCTCAACAAGGGGAACGCGCGGCGCCCCGTCGAGGAGCCGGGCTGGGCCGCGCTCGGCGTGACCGGGGTCATCCTGGCGATCACGCTTGCGGTGCTGGCCATCCAGAACTTCTTCCCGGTGCCGACCGAGCTGCTGATGTCGCTCGTGTTCATGGTCCCGATCGCGGGCGGCGTCATCACCTACGCGGTGTTGAAGACGATGCGCGAAGGGTACATGTACGACCTCAACCGCCGGTACTACATGCTGCGGCCGCCGAAGTAG
- a CDS encoding NAD(+)/NADH kinase, translated as MSEPTRRLAVLGDGDPAAAIRSAVDGAGARLVDHTEADAVVAVGDAALRKAMRAAATDDGRSSPILPIGDGRHAVNPDLAADRIADADDWLGGSANAVDGFSRVAHPVLAVDGAGDAPRRFAAADVAFVTAEPARISEYGIAFSDGESVSVRADGAVVATPLGSDGYAAAAGGPVVSPGGGLSVVPVSPFTTRPETWVASGGVRVTIEREAEPVALVVDGDRRGTVEPHRAVGVEIAATVDLLSATAE; from the coding sequence ATGAGTGAGCCGACGCGCCGCCTCGCGGTTCTGGGCGACGGCGACCCGGCGGCGGCGATCCGATCGGCGGTCGACGGCGCGGGCGCCCGTCTCGTCGACCACACCGAGGCGGACGCGGTCGTCGCCGTCGGGGACGCCGCGCTTCGGAAGGCGATGCGCGCGGCCGCGACCGATGACGGGCGTTCGAGTCCGATCCTCCCGATCGGGGACGGTCGTCACGCGGTCAACCCGGACCTCGCGGCCGACCGCATCGCGGACGCCGACGACTGGCTCGGCGGATCGGCGAACGCGGTCGACGGGTTCTCTCGCGTCGCGCACCCCGTCTTGGCGGTCGACGGCGCCGGCGACGCCCCCCGTCGGTTCGCGGCCGCGGACGTCGCCTTCGTGACGGCGGAGCCGGCCCGGATCTCCGAGTACGGGATCGCCTTTTCCGACGGGGAGTCGGTCTCGGTGCGCGCTGACGGCGCCGTGGTCGCGACGCCGCTCGGGAGCGACGGCTACGCGGCGGCGGCCGGCGGACCGGTCGTCTCACCCGGCGGCGGCCTCTCGGTCGTCCCCGTTTCGCCGTTCACGACTCGCCCCGAGACGTGGGTCGCGAGCGGCGGCGTCCGCGTCACGATCGAGCGCGAGGCGGAACCGGTCGCGCTGGTCGTCGACGGCGATCGCCGCGGGACCGTCGAGCCGCACCGCGCGGTCGGCGTCGAGATCGCGGCGACGGTCGATCTCCTCTCGGCGACGGCGGAGTGA